The Streptomyces sp. NBC_00659 genomic interval TGGTACCGGCGGTGAGTTCGCTGAACAGCTTGTTCGCCGACTCCGAGGCGAACTGGCGCTGGAGCTCGGCACGGGCGATCTGCTTCTTGAACTCGCCCTCGAAACCGGTGAATCCAGCGTTGTGCATGGTGTCGGTGATCCATGTGGCGAACGCCTGGTAGTTCCAGATGTGCGGCAGGCAGGTCTCCGAGTAGCTGTCGAGGAGACTGGAGTCGCCTTCCTTCGCGTGGCGGATCACGGCTCGGGCGAAGACCTCGGTGTCGTGCAGGGCCAGATGGATCCCCTTGGCGCTCATCGGCGGGACGATGTGGGCGGCGTCGCCCAGGAGGTACAGCTTGCCGTGACTCATCGGGTCGAAGACCACGCTGCGCAGGGGCACGATCTGCTTGGACAGGATCTCGCCGCGCGAGGGAGGGGTGCCGAAGCGGGCTTCCAGCTCGCTCCAGATGCGCTCGTCGGGCCACTGTTCGGGGGTGTCGTCCACGGCGCATTGGAGGTAGATGCGGCTGGCCCGGGGTCCGCGGGGGATCATGCCGGCCAGGCCCAGTTCGTGGATCGCCATGCCGGACGGGCTGGCCGGAGTGGCGGCCAGGACGCTGAGCCAGGAGTAGCCGTATTCGTGGGAGTACTCGGTCAGGGCCGGGGCGGGGATGCTGCGGCGGGAGATGCCGTGGAAGCCGTCGCAGCCGGCGATGAAGTCGCAGTCGATGGCCCGGGCCGTTCCGTCGGCGTCCTGGTAGCGCACGACGGGGTGGCCGTTGACGAGGTTCTCCAGGATGACGTCGGCGGCTTCGTAGCGCAGGTCGCCGCCTTCGCGCAGGAAGACCTCGGTGAGGTTGCGTACGAGGACTTGCTGCGGGCAGTACAGGCTCTCGTTGTTGTCCTCCTCCACATCGATCGGCATCGCGTGGCCGTCGATGTAGAAGCCGCCTTCGCTGTGCGGGATCGGGTCGCCCGCCAGGACTTCGTCCAGGCCCCAGTCGCGGAACATGCGCACCCCGAAGGTGTCGATGGTCCCGGCGCGCTGGCGCTGTTCGACGTAGGCGCGGGGATGCTTCTCCAGCACGATGCAGTCGATGCCGTTGCGCAGCAGGAAGTTGCCGAGGGTCAGACCGGCGACGCCGGCTCCGATGATGACGACTGCCGTGTCGTCGCGTGTCGTGGTCATGGGTGTGCGAGCCTCCGTGCTCAAGGCGGTGGACCGGTTCCCGGCATCGCTGCCGCCGATGGCGCCGCCCGGGTGGTGCGGCGTTCGGTCACCACCCTGCGACGCCCCCTGTCGTGCGCACCACTGGTGATTGGACAGCAGATACCGGAAAGCCGCCAACCTGGCGAGCGAGGTCGACGCAGGGTGTCTGAGTTGCGCAGACGCTGATGGTCAGGAGTGGTGGCGCAGTTCGGCCTGGTAGCGGCCGGGTGTCTGGCCGACGACTTCGGTGAAGGCGTCGATGAAGCTGGAGGGGTTGGACCAGCCGCACGCCACCGCGGTCTCCGTCACGGACATCCCGTCGGTGAGGCGGGCCAGCGCGTGGTGGATGCGCAGGGTGGTGCGCCAGCGGTGAAAGCTCATACCCAGCTCGGTGTGGAACAGTCGGCTCAGGGTGCGTTCACCGGCTCCCACCCTGCGGCCCAGACCGGCAAGGGTCGTGGACTGGGCGGGGTCCTCGTGCAGGAGCGCGGTGGCGGCGCGGAGCCGGTCGTCGTTGGCTTCCGGCAGGTGGAGGGACTGCTCGTCGGCGTCGACAAGCTCGTCCACGATGACGGTGAGCAGTCGTCGGTGGGCGCCGGGGCGCCGCTCCGGGCTGTCCGTGAGCGCGAGGAGCGCTTCGCGCAGTAGCGGGCTGACGGCGAAGACGCTGGGGTGGGCCACGAGTTGTGCGCACAGGTCGAGCGGGACCTGAAGGAGGCGTACGTCGGTCCGGCCGTAGAAGCGGTGGGAGTGCGCGAAGTGCGGGGGTGTCCAGGTGACGCGGTTGGCCGGGGCGACCCATGTTCCGCGTTCGGTGGCGGTGGCCAGCGCGCCGGCGGCGGCATAGACGAGCTGCCCCTCGGCATGCGAGTGGGGGTCGAGCCGGTAGCCGTGCGGCAGCCACGCGGCACCTTGGAGCGGCGTCGCCTCGGGGCCGGGCGACTCCGGTGAAGGTTGGCGGTCTTTCGGCATCAGGCGTCAGTTTAACGGTGGTCCCGCATGGGTGGAGAGCCGGACAGTGGCGTTATGAGCCCGACAAGCAGCACGATCCTGCGAGGCGTTGGACGGTCATGACGCCGCACGTCCAACGCCCGAGCAAGCGGCGGATGCTGTCGTTGACCGTCCAGGCCGGCGAGCAGACCAGCCCGCACTTCATGACCGTCACGCTGGGCGGAGACGACGTCCGCCACCTGCAACAGACCGGCTTCGACCAGGCCGGGCGTCTGTTCTTCGCCGACCCCGCCGAGGACGGCGACGTGTTCCTGCCCAGCAGTGAGCGGTGGATTCGCCAGCTCACGATGCAGGGCGGCAAGCGGCGCCCGCGGGTACGGACGTACACGATGCGCAGGTTCAGGCCGGAGGAATCAGCGTTCGACATCGAGGTCTCGCTCCACGAGATCGGCGCGTCCGGCCAGGAGCCGGCGGCCCCGGGGACCCGGTGGGCGCTGGCCGCCACGCCGGGCACAAAGGTGTCCTTCCTCGACGGGGGACACAGCTACGCCCCTTCCGCAAGCGCCACGTGCCGAAGTCCGACATCTCTTTCCGCGGCTACTTCAGTCACGGGCGCGCCGGCCTCTAACCACCCCACCATGCACGCAACCACGCCTCATGCGCCTCACCTGTCGGCAAACGATGATTGCCGTCCCGGGTCCCGACCCCGCCGACGTGCTCGGACGCCACCGGCCGGCGGCTCGTGGAGACCGCTCACCGCTTCCCGGCCGTCGCCCGTCTCGTGCCGGACCGGCCCACCAACCAGGCGCCGAGCGCCGCCAGTGCGGCGGCGGCCAGGGCATACACCGGCAGCCAGAGCGTCGTCGTGGATGCCAGGCAGTCGTCCACGACGTGCCGGCTCCGGTCGTCCTGGGCATAGGCCAGCGCGGCCCCGTCCTGACCGGCCAGGTCGTGCAGGGCGGCCCGGGCCCGCAGTGCCGCGTAATCGCCCAGGTGAGCACACTTCGTGCGGGTGCCCGGCATCGGGAAGAACCACTCCCAGCGCTGCATGGCGGGCGCCACCGCGAGGGCCACGCACAGGCCGACGACCAGGGAGTAGGCGGTCAGGCTCCGCGCGTACGCAAACCGCGCGCCGGGTGTGGGAACCGGCGGCCGGGTGCAGGCGAGGATCAGCGCGAGCAGGGTGGCGCCGATATAGGTGGAGAACCACTGCCAGGAGCCGGAGGAGAGCGCGAAGGCCAGTACACCGGCGAGGGCGGTGCTCAGCACCCCGGCCCGGTTGGCGGCTCCACGGTCCGTGACGGCGGTCACCGATCCCTGGGAACCCGTGCTGCTGCGGTCGTCCATGCGCTCTCCTGCTCAAGCCTGACACCGGGCCACCAGTCTCCGGCCGCCGTCCTGTTCAGGCCCTCGCACCATGCCATTCCGCCCGCCGCCTCGCCCGGTCGGCGGGCGGGCGCGGGGCCGAGATCCGGCGCGGCGTGGGATATGGGCCCGTGAAGCACCCGTGGAAACTCGGTGGCAACGGTGTCAGCAGGGCCGTTTATGCTGCACCGAACGATCATGAGGGACCAGGGGAGGGCGCAGCATGTGGGGCAGACTGTTCGGCAGGGAAGCGGAGCGACCGGCGGCGGATCCGAACGCGCTCCCGGTGGTGCGCAGGGGCAAGAACGGGACGCACACGCTGCTCGCGCTCGGGGACGTACGGGTGCTCGCGCTGGTCCAGGCGGCCGAGGCGGGTGAATGGGACGTGGTCAAGGCCAGGCTGGCGCCGTTCGATCTCGGCCGCGACCACCGCGTCCTCGCCGAACTGGCCGAGCTGGACGGTGTTCAGGACTGGATCGGGCGGGCCGTCGAGGAGGACAAGGAGCACCGGGCGACGGCCCTGCTGATATCCGGGGCGCGTCACATCAGTTGGGGCTGGGAGGCGCGCACCAGCGCGCGTGCCGTGGACGTCGAGCAGGAGCAGTGGCGCCTCTTCCGCGAGCGGCTGCTCATCGGCGAGGAGCATCTGCTGGAGGCCGCCGAGCTGCGGCCGGAGTGGATCACCCCGTGGCGCCGCCTGCTCACCTCGGCCCGGGGCATGTCGCTGGCCTCGCCCGTGAAGGAGGCCCGGCTCGACGCCGCTCTGCGCCGTGACCCGCTGGATCTGGAGACCCACATCGAGTGGGTGTCGCAGTTGCAGCCCCGTTGGGGCGGCGATCCCGGCCAGGCCCTGGCGTTCGCCCGCGAGGCGGTCGGCCGGGCCCCGCAGGGACACCGGCTCGGCTGCGCGATCGCCATGGCGCACATCGAGGACTGGGTCGAGTCGGAACGTGCGGACTGTCTCGAAACCCCGGAGATCCAGGCCGAGTTGCGCAAGGCGGCCGACCACAGCATCCTGCACCCTGCCTATGTGCGGCACCCGGGCTGGCAGCACGACTTCAACATCTTCGCCATGGCCCTGTCGCTGGCCGGTGAGGGTCACACGGTCCGGCGTGTCTTCCAGTCACTCGACGGCGCGTACACGAGCTGGCCCTGGACGTACTTCTCGGAGCCCCAGAAGCAGTTCGCCCGCCACCACCGCCGCGCCGCCTGAGCGCACGCCGATCCCGCCACCCGTCTCCTCTCACCTCCGGACGTCCCGATGACACTGCCCGACACCGCCGCGATCCCGGCGGGCGACGACCGCACCTTCCAAGTGGATCTGCGTGGCCTCGTCGACCTCCTGTCCCACCACCTCTACTCCAGCCCCCGCGTCTATCTGCGTGAACTCCTGCAGAACGCGGTGGACGCGCTGACCGCCCGGCACTCCCTCGAACCGGGCGCCCCGACCGACGCGTTCGGCATCCGCCTGTACGCCGACGGTTCGGTGGTACGCGTCGAGGACGACGGTGTCGGTCTCACCGAGGCCGACGTGCACACCTTCCTCGCCACGATCGGCCGCAGCAGCAAGCGCGCCGAGCGCATCGCCGAGCAACGCGCCGACTTCATCGGCCAGTTCGGCATCGGCCTGCTGTCCTGCTTCCTGGTCGCGGACGAGATCCACGTCCTGAGCCGCTCCGCCCGCACCCCCGACGCGCCCACCGTGGAGTGGCGGGGACGCGGCGACGGCAGCTACACCGTCCGCACCCTGCCCGCGTCCGCCCGCCCCCTGCCCGGCACCACCGTCACCCTGACGCCGCGCGCCGACGCCGGTGAGTGGACCCGGCCGGTCCAGGTCCAGTCGCTGGCCCGGCACTTCGGCTCCCTGCTGCGCCACCCGGTGACCTTCGCCGACGGTACGGGCGGCACGCCCGCGCCGGTCAACCCCGAACCCGCGCCCTGGACGGGTACGTACCCCACGCCCGGAGCCCGTTCGCGCGCCCTGGCCGCGTACGGCGAGGAGGTCCTCGGGTTCAAGCCGCTGGACACGATCGAGCTGGACCTGCCGGCCGTGGGCCTCAAGGGCGTCGCCTGCGTCCTGCCCGAGACGGTGCCGGCCGGACGCCGCCACGGCCACCGCGTGCACGTCAAGGGCATGCTGCTGTCCGAGCAGGCCGAGGAGATCCTGCCGGAGTGGGCGTTCTTCGTCCGCTGCGTGGTCGACGCCGAGAGCCTTCGCCCGACGGCGTCCCGCGAGTCCCTGTACGAGGACGACACCCTGGCCGCCGTCCGCGACGCCCTCGCCGAACGGCTGCGGGAGTGGATCGCCCGAGCCGCCGCCAGCGACCCGGACCTGCTCGCACGCTTCCTCCAGGCGCACCACCTGGCCGTCAAGTCGCTCGCGGTGCACGACGACGAGATCCTGCGCATGCTGCTGCCCTGGCTGCCGTTCGAGACGACCGACGGGCACGCCACGCTCGACGAGTTCGCGCGCACCCACCGCACGGTGCTCGTGACATCGAGCGTGGAGGAGTTCCGCCAGGTCGCCGCGATCGCCTCGGCCGCCGGACTCGGCGTCGTCAACGGCGGGTACACGTACGACCGTGAACTCGTCCACCGACTGCCGGAGATCAGGCCCGAGGCAAGCGTCGCGGACCTCGACCCGGCGACCCTGACGGCCCACCTCGACCCCGTCGACCGGGAGACGGAACTGGCCGCCGCGGCGTACCTGGCCCAGGCCCGCGACGCCCTGGCCGTCTTCGACTGCGATGTCGCCCTGCGTGCCTTCCAGCCCGCCTCCGCCCCCGCCCTCCTCGTCGACAGCCGCGAGGCACGGCACGAGCGCACCCGCTCCCAGCTCGCCCGTGAGCAGGAAGGCGGCGTGTGGGGCGACATTCTCGGCGCTCTGCGCCAGGAGGCTCCGCGGGCCCAGCTGATCCTCAACCAGCTCAATCCGCTGGTCCGTACCGCCGTCACCATCACCGAGCCCGAGCTGGCCCGCACCAGCGCCGAAGCCCTCTACGGTCAGGCCGCGATGCTGTCCCGGCGTCCGCTCAGGCCCGCCGAGTCGAGCCTCATCAACCGCTCCTTCCTCGACCTCCTCGCCCACGCCCTCCGCAAGGACAGCTGACGATGCCGATCGCCCCCCAGACCACCGACGAGCTGCTCCAGGCGCTCCAGGAGAACGACCGGCGCCCCTACGGCCGCACCCGCACCGTGACCGCCGAGGAACTCGTCGAGGCGGCCGAGCAGTTCGAGGAGCCCGTCCCGCTCATCCACGCTCTCCTCGAACTCCAGGAGGCGTACACCTATGGCTCCGAGCCCCGGAAGTCGCCCGTCGTCTTCGCCCGCCTGCTCACCCTGTTCGACGAACAGCCCGACGTCTTCGACGGGCGCCTGCGGCACACGCTGTTCTGGCGGTTCAAGTGGGTGGCCAACGCCCTGCTCGCGCTGCCCGAGATACCGCTGACCAGCCTGCGCCAGTGGCAGACGGAGATGCGCGACCGGTACGAGAAGGCCGGCCTCGGCCTCCAGCCCTACTACGGACAGGCGTACCAACTCGCCGCCCACATCGGTGAGGACACCGCCCTCGCCTTCGAGCTGTGGGCGGGCCGCCCCCGCACCCGGCTCAGCGACTGCGAGGCCTGCGAGATCTGCGAGCGGGCCCTGTACCACCTCGCTACGGGCGACGACGAGCGGGCTCTGCGCGTCTGGGAGCCCGTCCTGGCCGGGAAGGACTCCTGTCAGGAGGAGCCGGCCCGTTCCATCTCGCACGCGCTGCTGCCCCTGCTGCGCACCGGCGCCGTCGAGCGGGCCGTCGAACTTCACCTCGCCGGCTACCGCGCCTGCCGCCGCAACCCCTCGATGGCCGGGGAGGTCGGCCGTCACCTGGAGTTCTGCGCGCTGACCGGCAACGAGGCACGCGGTCTGGAACTGCTCGCCGAGAACCGGGGACTGTTCGACGAGGTGGACTCACCGCGGGAGATGCTCGACTTCCTCACCGGCGTGGATGTTCTCCTCCGGCGGGTCGAGCACCTCGGCCACGGCGAACTGCCCGCGGCCGGTTACCCGGGCCGCGCCTGGACGGTGGCCGGGCTGCGCGCCGAAGTGGGAGACCGTGCCGACGAACTCGCCGCGCGTTTCGACACCCGCAACGGAACCGGCACCCACGGCGACCGTCGCAAGGCCCGCGTCGAACGTGCCCCGCTCCTGGACGCGCTGGAGCTGACCCTGCGCCCCCGCAGCCTCGACGACCTGGCCACCGTCGCCGTCCCGGTTGCCGCACCCTCCACCCGTACCACCACCGCCGTACCCGGGTCGATCGCCGAAATGATCCTCCAGGCAAGGGCGTTGGACGACCAGGGGCACCCCGACTCACCGGCCTGCTGGGCACGCCTCCGCACGCTCGCCGCCGCCCGCGACTACACCCACCCCGACGACCCGGAGGTGGGCCCGCTCGTACGGCTGCGCGCGGACCTGCTGGACGACGAGGCGAACCGGGCGGGCGACAAGGACGACTTCGCCGTCGCCGAGGCGCTGTACGAGGAGGCCGCGGGCCTGTACGAAGACGCAGCGGCGCCGGGGCAGGCGGCACTCGCCCGCGCCTGCGCGCTGCTCGCCGCCGCGGAGGGCGTCGGCGACGAGGCCGAGGCGAAGGCCGCCGCGCTGACCGCCGCCCACGCGTCCATCGTCGCCCTGCACGAGGGGACTTCCGGCCTCGCGCCGGTGCACGAGGCCCGTCTGCTGCGGCTGCGGGCGACCACCCTCGGCCTGCGCCTGCAGAAGTCGGGGAACGAGGAGGACGTCGCTCCGGTCTTCGCCGAGGTGGACCTGCTTCTCGACTTCGCCACCCGGCACGACGTCGTCGGGCAGATCTCCGGCGGGCTGCTGCTGCGAGCGGGCACGCACGCCCTCTCCGGGGACCTCCCCGCCGCGGTCACCGGGGTCGACGAGCTCCTCGACCGGCTGAAGGCCCACGGCCCCGCCTGGCACATGCCTCGCGCACTCGGGCTCCGGGGCCGGCTCCAGCTCGGCCTCCGGGACCCGGAAGCCGCGCACGCGAGCCTGGCCGAGGGCCTGCGACTGGCCGCCGCCTGGCCGGCCGCGGCGGTCGACACCGGCCGCCTCCACGGTGACCTGGCCGAGGTCTGCATGCACCTGGGCAGGCCCGACGAGGCACTGCGCCACCTGACGCGCTCGGCGGAGCTCGACCTGCGTCACGGCAGCCGCACGGAGGCGTTCTGCACCTACAGCAACGCGGCGCAGCTCAGTCTCGACATGGGCCGTGTCGAGGACTGCATCGCCCTGCTGGACTCCCTGATGGCCGAACCGGACGTCACGGCGGGAGAGTTGGACGACCGGCTCCTGGCTCAGCTGCGACTGACCCGGGCCCGGGCGCTGCACGCGGGAGAGGACCTCAAGGCGGCCACGGCAGAGCTCGTCGCCCTCGCCGCCGAGTCGGCCGGCTGGGACGACGACCCGGGGAGCCACGCCATGATCGCCGCCGAGGCGGCCGTTCTCCTCGGTGAGTCCGGCGAGTTCGACCGTGCCCGCGAAGCGGTGGCCCAGGCGCTCGCCGCCCACGGGCAGGCACCGCGTTACGAGCAGCTCAGCAGCTGCCTGCGCGAACTCGCCCGCCAGCGGACCCAGCAGCAGGGCGAGGACGGCCTGGCCGACGCGCTCGCCTTCCTCGCCGACGCCGGCCGGATCGCCGAGGAGGCCCGCGAGGCCGAGTACGAGGCGCAGGGCCGCTCCCTGGAATCGGCCCTGGCCTACGAACACGGGCGGGTCAACGCCTACGCCGGTGCGTACGAGGACGCCCTGGCCGCGCTGGAGAAGGCCCTCGCCCTGCTCGGCGAGCCGGGACCGGAGGACGACCGGGCCGGCGAGTGGGCCGAGTGCGTGCGCTTCGCGGGTGCCGTGGAGGGCATCTACCTGGAGCGTGTCTCCCCCGCCCTCACGCGCCTCGGCGCGGCGGTGTCGCTCCTGACCGCCCTGGGCCGCACGGCGGAGGCCGAACCGCTGACCGCCTTGGCCTCCCGGCTGCGCGACGAGGACTGACACCCCGGCCGCGGTGCCGGGAAAGGGTGCCGGGACACCCCTTTCCCGGCACCGCGGCCGCGGCACGACAAGCCGCTCCAGGGGAGGATCACGGTCTACGGGTGGAGGACCACTAGGCTGCCGGGCGGTACCGGTGCCTCAACTCAGGAGTGGATGCCATGATCGCCCCCGTCGGGAAGCACCCGTACCCCGATGCACTCGGACCGGACGAGGCGCCCGCGCCGCACGCGCTGCTCACGCCGGTGAGCGGACTTCTCGGCACCTGGGCCGGACAGGGCCGCGGAACGTATCCGACGCTCGACGAGGAGTTCGTCTACGCGCAGGAGGTCACGTTCAGCCACGACGGCCGGCCCTTCCTCCACTACGAGGCGCGTGCCTGGCTGCTGGACGCGGACGGCGCTCCGCTGCGCCCCTCGGCCCGGGAGAGCGGCTGGTGGCGGATGCAGGCCGACGGACATGTGGAGGCGTTGATCACGCAGCCGACCGGCATCGCGGAGATCCTGGTCGGCCGAGCGGCGGACGGCACGGTGGATCTGGCCACCGAGCAGGTGGCGCTCGCCCCCACGGCCAAGGAGGTGGTCGCCACCCGCCGCCGCTACACGTTCGCGGACGCCGACACGCTGGACTTCCTCCATGACCTGGCGGCGGTCGGTCAGCCCCTGCAGCACCATCTCTCCGCGCGGCTCCGACGCCCGGGCGGGAGCTGAGGCGCACAGCCGGCCGCGGAACGGGGCGGGCGGGAGATCGGCGCGGTGCCCGCCGGCCCGTACAGGGTGTCGTCGTGTCCGTACCCTGGGGGCATGCGCATGCGCCCCACTCTGAGCTGGATACCCCCCGGGGACCTACCGCCGGGCACCACGGATCTGGAGCCGGTCGCCGCCGCACTGAGCACCGGCGGTGTGCTGGTGCTCAGCGGGGCGGGCATCTCAACGGAGTCGGGCATCCCCGACTACCGCGGCGAGGGCGGGAGCCTGCGCCGGCACACCCCGATGACCTACCAGGACTTCACCGCGACCGCGCAGGCCCGGCGGCGGTACTGGGCGCGCAGCCACCTCGGCTGGCGGACCTTCGGCCGTGCTCGCCCCAACGACGGACACCGGGCCGTGGCCGCGTTCGGGCGGCACGGTCTGCTCTCGGGAGTGATCACACAGAATGTCGACGGGCTGCACCAGGCCGTCGGCAGTCAGGGCGTCGTGGAACTCCACGGCAGCCTGGAGCGGGTCGTCTGTCTCTCCTGTGGTGCCCGCACCCCGCGCCGCGAACTGACCCGGCTGCTGGAGGAGGCCAATCCCGGCTTCGATCCGGTGGCCGCCGCCGTGAACCCTGACGGTGACGCCGATCTCACCGATGAGCAGGTCGGGGACTTTCACGTGGTCCCGTGCACGGTCTGCGGCGGCATCCTCAAGCCGGACGTGGTCTTCTTCGGCGAGTCCGTTCCGCCGCCGCGGGTCGAGCACTGCCGTCGGCTGGTCCGTGAGGCGACGTCGCTGCTGGTCCTGGGCTCCTCCCTGACGGTCATGTCCGGTCTGCGGTTCGTCCGTCAGGCGGCCGACGCCGGGAAGCCGGTGGTGATCGTCAACCGGGACGCGACCCGGGGCGACCAGCACGCCCTCACCCGGGTCGCGCTCCCTCTGGGCACGGCCCTCGCCACCGTGGCCGGCCGGCTCGGCATCCCCCTGGACGAAGCCGCGGCCTGAGCCGGACCAGGAGATGATCCGGCTCCGGTTCGTGGAAGACGCCCGAGCCCGCGGCCGTACCGCCGGAGGGGATGGCGTGGCTCAGTGCTCGCCCCGGAAGCGACCGGCCCAGCGACGAAGAGTCCTTCGCGAACGACGCATGGGCGAGCGAGCCGGTCGTCGGCGCTCCCGGGGGCCCACCGGGATTCTCGCTCCGGGACCGCGCTCCCCGTGCTCGTCGGGCGAAAGGACCGGTGCCTTGCGTTCCTTCTGCGCCTGGATCTCGACGTGGGCCGCGTGCGAGGTCGCGCGAAACGCCTCTTCGTACGAAGCGAGGGCCGCGTTCACGGCTCCACCGGCAAGGCCTCTGGCACGGACGCGGGCGGCGAGCCAGACGAAGAACACCAGGACCGCGGCGAGGCCGCCGAACATGACGACGAAGGGCACGAGCGCATCCATGGGATGAGGCTACCGGCCGGCTCCCCAGCTCCGACGGGCGGACGGCCGCACGGTCCGCCGACAGCCACAGCGGACGGACACCGCAGACGGACAGAGGGCACGAGCACGCGACGGGCGCGGGGCGTCCGTCGCGACCGATCGAGTCGCCCGCTCGCATGAACAGCCGGATACTGGCTGTATGGGCCAGAAGACCGCGAAGGCACACGGGCCGTCCACGGTGACGGTCAAGGGGCGGGACTACCGGATACGCAGCATCGGATTCTTCGTGCTGGCAGCCCTGACGATCTGGTTCATCGCAGCCAACACCAGCTCCGTGACCATCCGGCTCTGGATCCCCGAGGTCACCCTCCCCCTCTGGATCGTGCTGACCGTCACCCTCCTCGTCGGCATCCTTCTGGGGTTGCTGATCGCCTACCGCCGGGCGCGCCGGTAGTCCGCGCTCCGAACTCGGCCGGGGCCTGCCCGGCGGATCATGCCGGACAGGCCCACACCGGTTCCGGGCAGGGCTCAGCGCTTGAGCGTGAAGGTGAAGTCGCCGGACACCTTGCCGCTCAGCCGGACCGCCGAGACGACCTTCCCCTCCGCTGTCAGTCTCTCGACCTCGGCCCGCGGGAGACCGCAGCCTTCGGCTATCAGGCGCATCGGCCGGACGGGGATCCGCGCCGCGAAGCGGACCGAGACGTCGATCACCTCACGGTCGAGGTGATCCGACCCGCCGGTGTCGAGACGCCAGGCGCCGTCCCAGTCGAGGGCGATGCGACTGCGGCGCCGCACCACCGGGTCCTGGAGCAACTCCGCCGCCAGACCGGGGTCGTTGTCGTGCATCCGGTCCAGCAGCTCGGGCCGGACCGAGCGCACATGGGCCCGCTCCAGAATCGTGAGTTTGCCCGTGTCCCCGCACCCGGCGCAGAGGACGAGGAGCCAGGCGTCGAGGAGCTTGTGGTTCGCGTTGACGCGAAACTTTCCGTCGGCCCGGAAACGCCCGGACGCGCAGGCGTGGCATCGGCGGAGAACGGTCGGCAGGCAGGTGGGCATGACCACCCAGCGATTGAGCACAGAAGTACACCGGTTTCAGTGAGAAGTCCGCAGCAGGAAGCAGCGCGGCGCACAGGTGCGACGCGCGACAGATCAGCGCTCGGGATGTCTCACAGGGTGTACAACGGCACGTCCTT includes:
- a CDS encoding 4-hydroxybenzoate 3-monooxygenase, translated to MTTTRDDTAVVIIGAGVAGLTLGNFLLRNGIDCIVLEKHPRAYVEQRQRAGTIDTFGVRMFRDWGLDEVLAGDPIPHSEGGFYIDGHAMPIDVEEDNNESLYCPQQVLVRNLTEVFLREGGDLRYEAADVILENLVNGHPVVRYQDADGTARAIDCDFIAGCDGFHGISRRSIPAPALTEYSHEYGYSWLSVLAATPASPSGMAIHELGLAGMIPRGPRASRIYLQCAVDDTPEQWPDERIWSELEARFGTPPSRGEILSKQIVPLRSVVFDPMSHGKLYLLGDAAHIVPPMSAKGIHLALHDTEVFARAVIRHAKEGDSSLLDSYSETCLPHIWNYQAFATWITDTMHNAGFTGFEGEFKKQIARAELQRQFASESANKLFSELTAGTN
- a CDS encoding AraC family transcriptional regulator, whose translation is MPKDRQPSPESPGPEATPLQGAAWLPHGYRLDPHSHAEGQLVYAAAGALATATERGTWVAPANRVTWTPPHFAHSHRFYGRTDVRLLQVPLDLCAQLVAHPSVFAVSPLLREALLALTDSPERRPGAHRRLLTVIVDELVDADEQSLHLPEANDDRLRAATALLHEDPAQSTTLAGLGRRVGAGERTLSRLFHTELGMSFHRWRTTLRIHHALARLTDGMSVTETAVACGWSNPSSFIDAFTEVVGQTPGRYQAELRHHS
- a CDS encoding HSP90 family protein; translation: MTLPDTAAIPAGDDRTFQVDLRGLVDLLSHHLYSSPRVYLRELLQNAVDALTARHSLEPGAPTDAFGIRLYADGSVVRVEDDGVGLTEADVHTFLATIGRSSKRAERIAEQRADFIGQFGIGLLSCFLVADEIHVLSRSARTPDAPTVEWRGRGDGSYTVRTLPASARPLPGTTVTLTPRADAGEWTRPVQVQSLARHFGSLLRHPVTFADGTGGTPAPVNPEPAPWTGTYPTPGARSRALAAYGEEVLGFKPLDTIELDLPAVGLKGVACVLPETVPAGRRHGHRVHVKGMLLSEQAEEILPEWAFFVRCVVDAESLRPTASRESLYEDDTLAAVRDALAERLREWIARAAASDPDLLARFLQAHHLAVKSLAVHDDEILRMLLPWLPFETTDGHATLDEFARTHRTVLVTSSVEEFRQVAAIASAAGLGVVNGGYTYDRELVHRLPEIRPEASVADLDPATLTAHLDPVDRETELAAAAYLAQARDALAVFDCDVALRAFQPASAPALLVDSREARHERTRSQLAREQEGGVWGDILGALRQEAPRAQLILNQLNPLVRTAVTITEPELARTSAEALYGQAAMLSRRPLRPAESSLINRSFLDLLAHALRKDS
- a CDS encoding FABP family protein; protein product: MIAPVGKHPYPDALGPDEAPAPHALLTPVSGLLGTWAGQGRGTYPTLDEEFVYAQEVTFSHDGRPFLHYEARAWLLDADGAPLRPSARESGWWRMQADGHVEALITQPTGIAEILVGRAADGTVDLATEQVALAPTAKEVVATRRRYTFADADTLDFLHDLAAVGQPLQHHLSARLRRPGGS
- a CDS encoding NAD-dependent protein deacetylase, with the translated sequence MRMRPTLSWIPPGDLPPGTTDLEPVAAALSTGGVLVLSGAGISTESGIPDYRGEGGSLRRHTPMTYQDFTATAQARRRYWARSHLGWRTFGRARPNDGHRAVAAFGRHGLLSGVITQNVDGLHQAVGSQGVVELHGSLERVVCLSCGARTPRRELTRLLEEANPGFDPVAAAVNPDGDADLTDEQVGDFHVVPCTVCGGILKPDVVFFGESVPPPRVEHCRRLVREATSLLVLGSSLTVMSGLRFVRQAADAGKPVVIVNRDATRGDQHALTRVALPLGTALATVAGRLGIPLDEAAA
- a CDS encoding lipopolysaccharide assembly protein LapA domain-containing protein; protein product: MGQKTAKAHGPSTVTVKGRDYRIRSIGFFVLAALTIWFIAANTSSVTIRLWIPEVTLPLWIVLTVTLLVGILLGLLIAYRRARR
- a CDS encoding DUF1062 domain-containing protein — encoded protein: MLNRWVVMPTCLPTVLRRCHACASGRFRADGKFRVNANHKLLDAWLLVLCAGCGDTGKLTILERAHVRSVRPELLDRMHDNDPGLAAELLQDPVVRRRSRIALDWDGAWRLDTGGSDHLDREVIDVSVRFAARIPVRPMRLIAEGCGLPRAEVERLTAEGKVVSAVRLSGKVSGDFTFTLKR